A part of Cryptococcus neoformans var. neoformans JEC21 chromosome 4 sequence genomic DNA contains:
- a CDS encoding carboxypeptidase D, putative, with translation MWCKLLTTALLAFALGSVVGTARYTHGLRGRRPAALASMREAKREALARETSRMEESRALLERHPKRKFYNNRTSEFFIKYLPDVQFDLGEVYSGLIPIDYNNQSEALFFVFQPKLGKDSKDLTIWLNGGPGCSSLEGWFQENGLWIWQPGTYAPVINPYSWVNLTNMLWVEQPIGTGFSIGTPKATTEEEIAQDFIKWFKNFQDIFGIKNYKIYVTGESYAGRYVPYISAAMLDAQDKTYYNLSGALMYDPTIGETINVQEEILTYSFVEANANLFNFNKTTMAELKQLHEVCGYKEYIDRYFKFPPTENQPPLFFDYNDPVDIMCDIFGMVNDLALQINPCFNIYGVNLMCPLPWDVLGMPTQLNYAPGGVYFNRSEVKAAIHAPKHIEWAGCAASPVFVGGEGGPQSNGDLSVDPIQKVLPRVIEATNRVLVSNGDFDMVIITNGTLLAIQNMTWNGHLGFQSPPSEYIVIDINDTQWSSVFESNGLHGYPGTQGVMGIQHYERGLMWAETFQSGHMQPQYQPRSAYRHLQWLLGHVDRL, from the exons ATGTGGTGTAAACTACTAACGACCGCCTTGCTGGCTTTCGCTCTGGGGTCAGTCGTCGGAACCGCCAGATACACCCATGGTCTACGTGGTCGAAGACCTGCTGCTCTTGCCTCAATGAGGGAGGCTAAAAGGGAGGCTCTCGCTAGAGAGACGTCAAGAATGGAGGAAAGCCGTGCACTCCTGGAAAGGCACCCAAAAAGGAAGTTTTACAACAACAGAACTTCCG aattcttcatcaaataTCTTCCTGATGTCCAGTTCGACCTTGGTGAGGTTTACAGCGGCCTCATACCTATCGACTACAACAACCAGTCGGAagccctcttcttcgttttcCAGCCGAAATTGGGAAAAGACTCCAAAGATCTCACAATTTGGCTCAACGGCGGTCCCGGATGTAGCTCTCTAGAGGGTTGGTTCCAAGAGAACGGTTTATGGATTTGGCAACCTGGAACGTATGCGCCTGTTATCAACCCCTACTCATGGGTAAATTTGACTAACATGCTCTG GGTAGAGCAACCTATTGGCACTGGGTTCTCAATCGGTACGCCTAAGGCTacgacagaagaagagattgcCCAGGACTTTATCAAATGGTTCAAGAACTTCCAGGATATCTTTGGAATCAAAAACTATAAAATTTATGTCACTGGAGAATCATATGCAGGTCGCTATGTACCTTATATCAGCGCGGCAATGTTGGATGCGCAAGACAAAACATATTACAATCTTTCTG GGGCCCTTATGTACGACCCTACTATCGGTGAAACCATCAATGTGCAAGAAGAGATCCTTACCTATTCTTTCGTCGAAGCCAATGCCAATCTTTTCAATTTCAACAAAACCACCATGGCTGAACTCAAACAGCTCCACGAGGTCTGCGGTTACAAGGAGTATATAGACAGGTACTTTAAGTTTCCTCCGACTGAAAACCAGCCCCCACTTTTTTTCGACTACAACGATCCCGTGGACATAATGTGTGACATCTTCGGTATGGTCAATGATCTGGCCCTCCAGATCAACCCTTGTTTTAATATTTACGGGGTT AATCTCATGTGTCCTCTCCCGTGGGACGTCCTTGGCATGCCTACTCAGCTCAACTATGCACCCGGTGGCGTCTACTTCAACAGATCCGAAGTTAAAGCTGCAATTCACGCTCCCAAGCATATTGAGTGGGCCGGCTGTGCAGCTAGCCCAGTCTTTGTTGGGGGCGAAGGAGGGCCTCAAAGTAACGGAGACTTGTCAGTGGATCCTATTCAAAAGGTCCTGCCTAGAGTTATCGAGGCTACAAATAGGGTCTTAGTCAGTAATGGTGACTTTG ATATGGTTATCATTACCAATGGCACCCTTCTTGCTATTCAGAATATGACTTGGAATGGGCATCTTGGGTTCCAATCTCCCCCTTCGGAATACATTGTTATCGATATCAACGACACCCAATGGTCATCTGTCTTTGAGAGCAACGGCCTCCATGGATATCCCGGTACTCAAGGCGTGATGGGCATTCAG CACTACGAGCGAGGTCTTATGTGGGCAGAAACTTTCCAATCAGGCCACATGCAGCCTCAGTACCAGCCGAGATCTGCTTATAGGCACCTGCAGTGGCTCCTTGGTCATGTAGACAGACTGTAA
- a CDS encoding Dynactin, putative, which translates to MTSQEVPIDAKVQVSAGIGYVRWTGANPGFAAGKWVGVELFEAGGKNDGSVKGERYFECKPNHGVFVRPSQVRILEAPMPTETPRPQSTRPSATPSAHRLTSASSARAASPQKQPTTRSTAPPTPSQTLRVVSGSSSIEDVVPSTAPMTRRVSNSSSSRPSQGIFKRPPSVLDARALTIATEDIEHVAAHSIVSPPPGRISSPTRRVVSPTPSISQQSRTRSISSAFVAPPDPAALEQASTQPQSLSRPPSPDEEHTLSAQKRELEELRIKIRILESKKHEDQEKIRDLETRVGEADSLKAARVRLQAKFQEIQSSLLTAQRQARDLQSENSILETRAAEALDQLEMAALDREVAEEKAEAAEADIVKLGEKVAELEMEVAVLKEENAEYEKPVGGIEGERTSLAFVQLEKHNERLKEALIRLRDVSAEAERDHKVKITELEKVLTSQEDLISQLEFAEAKLANAESQVEDLKQQLDDALGAEDMLEQLTDRNLQMGERIEEMRLTIEDLEAIKDLNDELEEGHVEAEKQLNEEIEALTAQLRQERVRSGELDALVLDMETTINQFRDLVASLQSELETIRLQQITRESNITSTSKESQALMNLNLKLQSTAAKAQSKTIDLDLKKLEAYQLAEHLRIVQAYLPEAYHKTEEDSTTMFLFFNRVAAKVDLLINVISQIHGLPASLHGASSEALVGICELIGKLHHFSTLNRRFAAIMRRGTSEEWMGYGKFIGDVGGVESRVDVWLNGLKADEFNEGDCARDLGSLIAQFDHFAETTFNHPVLDTGEQQLGLAHLFDCDLDNFAAAVGFARQAIAALTSEGDIEVEVGDSSLEEGVYEPVQRILDLVRSVKIPSSKMVLQVKEIVQTSSAFQPEIELMLRDLTTSVSNVVDLAVQLAQRIGQHVSTLRNTKEPLRLSDIESFLQDVTAQSAIAGSNAHPWELIAMFVSKLGEDLNGTLPKIKEAAKDGKIVSLESTPPWLGRVASIKEAASHNADVEKQVVKLTEEVKDMLREIKIRDQSLQESGVKVETLERRLEASRKQADIIIELENDVAKARKQEKVYEDAIEQLQAEQDALEVENARLRKGQVQSTDRQGNGVSATPGFGGEPIIIGNGAGLESSQLAEQVESLKSAVRFLRSENALLKSRELYNDIHSLSALRYRSEPQMPELISSNAPTSPSSSESSLPTTPTHSPIRSLPMTKHIIGVESRILLHQMAKFQASTKIVDISNLGGKEGWRSRKNAPELQYREWKKKEKRLEKKLEGLVGRSKGLSGL; encoded by the exons ATGACATCCCAAGAAGTGCCCATAGACGCTAAAGTTCAAGTCTCGGCGGGCATAGGCTATGTGCGTTGGACTGGCGCGAATCCTGGATTTGCAGCTGGCAAGTGGGTCGGTGTCGAGCT GTTCGAAGCAGGAGGTAAAAATGATGGTTCAGTAAAGGGTGAGAGATACTTTGAATGTAAGCCGAATCATGGTGTGTTCGTGAGACCAAGTCAAGTCAGGATATTAGAGGCGCCAATGCCCACAGAAACA CCGCGTCCACAATCAACAAGACCCTCTGCTACGCCTTCGGCACACCGGCTAACATCCGCTTCGTCGGCTCGGGCGGCTTCACCACAAAAACAACCAACCACGCGCTCGACAGCACCACCTACCCCTTCTCAGACATTGCGAGTTGTGTCAGGCTCCTCATCAATAGAAGATGTCGTACCCTCCACAGCCCCAATGACAAGACGAGTTTCgaattcttcatcttcaagaccATCGCAAGGGATTTTCAAACGACCGCCGTCAGTATTGGATGCGAGAGCTCTGACTATTGCTACGGAAGATATAGAGCATGTGGCCGCACATTCAATAGTCTCCCCCCCTCCAGGAAGGATATCCTCACCCACGCGACGAGTGGTTTCCCCAACACCAAGCATTTCTCAACAAAGTCGAACGCGGTCCATATCATCTGCTTTCGTAGCTCCTCCGGATCCGGCAGCCCTTGAGCAGGCCAGTACGCAACCGCAATCATTGTCGAGACCACCCTCACCTGATGAGGAACATACTTTATCCGCTCAAAAACGAGAGCTAGAGGAACTTCGTATCAAGATTCGAATACTGGAAAGCAAGAAACACgaagatcaagaaaaaATTCGAGATTTGGAGACCCGAGTTGGCGAAGCAGACTCTTTGAAAGCAGCTCGTGTGCGCTTGCAAG CCAAATTCCAAGAAATCCAATCATCTCTCCTCACGGCCCAACGTCAGGCACGCGATCTCCAATCTGAAAATTCCATCCTTGAGACTCGAGCAGCTGAAGCTCTTGATCAACTCGAAATGGCGGCCTTGGACAGGGAAGTGGCTGAGGAGAAAGCTGAGGCTGCTGAAGCGGACATTGTAAAATTGGGCGAAAAGGTGGCGGAACTTGAAATGGAGGTCGCTGTCttaaaagaagaaaacg CGGAATACGAAAAACCGGTGGGTGGTATAGAGGGAGAGCGAACGAGTCTAGCCTTTGTGCAGCTTGAAAAGCACAATGAGCGCTTGAAGGAGGCTCTTATAAG ATTACGCGACGTCTCCGCTGAGGCGGAAAGGGATCATAAGGTCAAAATAACCGAGCTTGAGAAAGTGCTCACCTCCCAGGAGGACCTTATCAGTCAACTCGAATTCGCTGAGGCAAAACTTGCCAACGCTGAATCCCAAGTTGAGGACCTGAAGCAACAGCTTGATGACGCCCTTGGCGCCGAAGACATGCTCGAGCAGCTTACTGATCGCAATCTTCAAATGGGCGAGCGTATTGAGGAGATGCGTCTAACGATAGAAGATCTGGAGGCCATAAAGGACTTGAACGATGAACTTGAGGAGGGTCATGTAGAAGCTGAAAAACAGTTgaatgaggagattgaggcgTTGACCGCCCAATTACGGCAGGAAAGGGTGAGATCAGGAGAATTGGATGCGCTTGTTCTGGATATGGAGACTACGATCAATCAATTTAGGGACCTTGTCGCAAGCTTGCAAAG CGAACTTGAAACTATCCGTTTACAACAGATTACTCGAGAATCTAATATCACCAGCACATCCAAAGAATCCCAGGCTCTCATGAACCTCAATCTCAAACTTCAGTCAACCGCAGCTAAGGCCCAATCGAAGACCATTGACTTGGATCTCAAGAAGTTGGAAGCATATCAACTTGCCGAGCATCTGCGTATCGTTCAAGCCTATCTACCGGAAGCTTACCATaaaacagaagaagattcaaCTACTATGTTCTTGTTTTTCAATCGTGTTGCCGCCAAGGTGGATCTGTTGATCAACGTCATCTCTCAAATTCACGGTCTTCCAGCAAGTTTGCATGGAGCTTCCTCTGAAGCCCTCGTCGGTATTTGCGAGCTCATAGGTAAACTGCACCACTTCTCGACCCTCAATAGGCGATTCGCAGCTATAATGCGCCGAGGAACAAGTGAGGAGTGGATGGGTTATGGCAAGTTTATTGGTGACGTAGGGGGAGTCGAATCTAGAGTCGATGTATGGCTGAACGGATTGAAGGCCGACGAGTTCAACGAAGGGGATTGCGCGAGGGATCTTGGAAG TTTGATTGCTCAATTCGATCATTTTGCTGAAACCACTTTCAACCATCCGGTCCTCGATACTGGCGAGCAGCAGCTAGGTTTGGCGCATTTATTTGATTGTGACCTCGATAATTTCGCCGCTGCTGTTGGATTTGCCAGACAGGCTATTGCAGCATTGACTTCCGAAGGAG ATATTGAGGTTGAAGTGGGAGACTCGTCccttgaggaaggagtCTATGAACCTGTTCAGAGGATATTAGACCTTGTGAGGAGCGTCAAAATCCCATCTAG CAAAATGGTGTTGCAAGTCAAGGAGATCGTTCAGACTTCTTCGGCCTTTCAACCTGAAATCGAATTGATGCTTCGAGATTTGACCACATCTGTTTCTAATGTTGTAGACCTTGCTGTACAG CTTGCACAAAGAATCGGTCAGCACGTTTCCACTTTGCGAAATACCAAAGAGCCTCTTCGCTTGTCCGACATAGAATCATTCCTGCAGGATGTCACCGCCCAATCTGCTATCGCCGGTTCAAACGCACATCCGTGGGAATTGATTGCTATGTTTGTCTCAAAACTCGGGGAAGATCTGAATGGAACGTTACCGAAGATTAAAGAAGCTGCAAAGGACGGGAAGATAGTCTCTT TGGAATCAACGCCTCCTTGGCTCGGAAGGGTTGCTTCTATTAAAGAAGCCGCTTCACACAATGCTGATGTTGAAAAGCAAGTGGTAAAGCTTACCGAAGAGGTGAAGGATATGCTGAGAGAAATCAAAATAAGG GATCAAAGTCTGCAAGAGTCTGGAGTCAAAGTGGAAACCttggaaagaagattggaggCTTCGCGCAAACAG GCCGATATCATTATCGAGCTGGAGAATGATGTTGCCAAGGCGAGGAAGCAGGAGAAAGTTTACGAAGATGCCATTGAGCAGTTACAAGCTGAGCAGGATGCATTGGAGGTCGAGAATGCCAGGCTTCGAAAGGGGCAAGTGCAAAGCACGGACAGGCAAG GAAACGGTGTATCCGCGACACctggatttggaggagaaCCAATAATAATAGGTAATGGTGCGGGCCTTGAATCATCCCAGCTGGCCGAACAGGTTGAGAGCCTCAAGAGCGCTGTTCGCTTCTTGCGCTCCGAGAATGCCCTGCTTAAATCTAGGGAGCTCTACAATGACATCCACTCGTTGTCTGCCTTGCGATACCGCTCTGAGCCCCAAATGCCTGAGCTTATCTCCTCCAATGCTCCCACTTCTCCTTCTAGCTCAGAATCATCCCTACCGACCACACCTACCCACTCTCCTATCCGATCTTTACCAATGACGAAGCACATCATTGGGGTGGAATCGCgcattcttctccatcaaatGGCAAAGTTTCAAGCAAGTACAAAGATTGTAGACATTTCGAACCtaggagggaaagaaggctgGAGAAGTAGAAAGAATGCGCCTGAGTTACAATACAGAgagtggaagaaaaaggagaagaggttggAAAAGAAACTCGAAGGATTAGTTGGGAGATCGAAGGGACTAAGTGGATTGTAA
- a CDS encoding ceramidase, putative produces MGAFDKLRGDQVSSGFWGEHTSTIDWCETNYSHSPYIAEFVNTLSNLPSFLIGLYGCYSVLKNGLRKRYALCYLGLSLIGVGSFGFHASLRWEWQLMDELPMIYVVSYAAYLVLDTLPGFEPRFGTIGPLILLAWDAFVTVSYICLPNPVYHQVAFAAILITATLRTIALMFDLPAGHPARRTIGIMMAWGIVTFATGFGIWNIDNIFCGQLRAIRSMIGPFGVLVEGHAYWHYMTGYGAYLIFTASILLHCLIKDDIKGYHIDGRWLPTVNHRPQVASKPESKDWKGTITPPEKLD; encoded by the exons ATGGGAGCCTTCGACAAGCTTAGAGGAGATCAAGTGTCCAGCGGCT TTTGGGGAGAGCATACGAGTACCATTGACTG GTGCGAAACCAACTATTCCCACAGCCCATACATTGCTGAGTTCGTTAACACTCTTTCCAATCTCCCCTCATTCCTCATTGGTCTCTATGGGTGCTACTCTGTCCTCAAGAACGGCCTACGCAAAAGATATGCTCTGTGCTATCTTGGCCTTAGCTTGATTGGCGTGGGAAGCTTTGGTTTCCATGCGAGCTTGAGATGGGAATGGCAGTTGATGGACGAACTACCCATGATCTATGTGGTGTCTTATGCCGCCTACCTCGTGCTCGACACTTTACCAGGTTTTGAACCGCGTTTCGGTACCATTGGACCCTTGATATTGTTGGCTTGGGATGCCTTTGTGACTGTTTCATA CATCTGTCTTCCAAACCCCGTTTACCACCAAGTTGCTTTTGCTGCGATCCTTATTACAGCTACCCTTCGCACCATAGCCCTTATGTTCGATCTTCCTGCAGGACATCCAGCCCGCCGTACTATTGGCATAATGATGGCCTGGGGGATTGTCACCTTCGCTACTGGGTTCGGCATCTGGAACATTGACAATATCTTCTGTGGGCAGTTAAGAGCTATCAGATCCATGATTGGGCCGTTCGGTGTACTTGTGGAAG GACACGCCTATTGGCATTATATGACAGGATACGGTGCTTATTTGATTTTCACGGCTTCCATCC TCCTCCACTGTCTTATCAAAGATGACATAAAAGGTTATCATATCGACGGCAGATGGCTTCCTACGGTGAATCATCGTCCACAGGTAGCTAGTAAACCCGAGTCGAAGGACTGGAAGGGAACCATTACCCCACCTGAAAAGCTAGATTGA
- a CDS encoding expressed protein, protein MVDVSTHIRRGHPAFMGALLLFAIIEGCITAYLVAQFNDDDTYPSHSYRDRLKFLVFTSWWTVVFAAAYMAAFLAAAGSFVSSIASHLAIWTVTWIFWLAAAASYTAALGGGMRCSVSDVAHCSSLVAAEAFAWIEWIIMTIFFIFLLTIAGAALRRGDRLSAELAV, encoded by the exons ATGGTCGACGTC TCTACTCACATTCGCCGAGGACACCCGGCCTTTATGGGTGCCTTACTCCTTTTCGCCATCATTGAAGGATGTATCACTGCTTATTTGG TCGCGCAATTTAATGA TGACGACACCTACCCCTCTCATTCTTACAGAGACCGACTTAAGTTCCTCGTATTTACCTCCTGGTGGACTGTAGTTTTTGCCGCCGCTTACATG GCtgctttccttgctgcGGCCGGTAGCTTCGTCTCCTCCATTGCTAGCCATCTTGCCATCTGGACTGTTAC TTGGATCTTCTGGcttgccgctgctgcttcttATACTGCGGCACTTGGTGGCGGAATGCGATGTAGCGTCTCCGACGTTGCCCACTGTTCATCCCTTGTAGCGGCGGAAGCGTTTGCTTGGATTGAGTGGATCATCAtgaccatcttcttcatcttcctccttacTATTGCTGGAGCAGCTCTTCGACGAGGAGACAGGTTGAGCGCCGAACTTGCGGTCTAG
- a CDS encoding expressed protein has translation MYIPNVQNVIAAGLALTGAYTSTVSSGKILDYAVEKCIDKEGNHRCSKPFPVTKSTCYEIKWTTDGKISHTTAEVRDAGSNEIVFYRDTNGEWTPEKNELVYVDFKPKVWGQGNNTVEYEVITCK, from the exons ATGTACATCCCCAACGTTCAAAACGTCATTGCTGCGGGTCTCGCTCTCACCGGTGCTTACA CAAGCACCGTGTCATCTGGTAAAATTCTAGACTATGCCGTAGAAAAGTGCATCGACAAAGAGGGCAATCATCGATGCTCCAAACCTTTCCCCGTTACCAAGTCAACCTGTTATGAAATCAAGTGGACCACCGACGGCAAAATCTCTCACACCACTGCCGAAGTCAGAGATGCCGGAAGCAACGAAATTGTGTTTTACCGAGACACCAATGGCGAATGGACCCCTGAAAAGAACGAG CTCGTCTACGTCGATTTTAAACCCAAAGTATGGGGACAGGGCAACAACACTGTCGAGTATGAGGTTATAACCTGCAAGTAA
- a CDS encoding expressed protein: MPVLQPRPLPSGGAAVAPSKPATTPLQKIERQYRKFLAKRYMTLMSRVALWIAVLLSLFSAFVSGDISKVPFAVLSSFPVFLSLAFLLRVRKSFITQPYRPSPRSSLIGLIVSSFWNQRVITLLFSYAVFSITITNVWFTLLGREDMTLFNSTPRHPWQLNESRFILTASNACLFLVAAARDILNDNLKADWPRERKPFAQAVKIALFDNVWGSSRIGFTFLWSISTPFAYCWLGLRSFIWQWVNWRLWGVAVRPFLGSFARSTSKTPGPWALLGPMLTLNMLTLLALQFPVKGLAAYTTQPIHFDEFYKKSPLSLEIYLITALKSQDPYYLQFTLMELLRVVSIPRHRKIFFDDISKSPSLISQLCQELLLQFGKVHNVLVNRGVTIQPQNTKSSPVAASGISTAHDERKISIRQADIFRPLAKPKSTFNLKSILDGPIQATAPSPVVKLGQAGTLAIKHVESVQDRVVGRIEGNPVGGAIVSEAKGARKGVNEWAGKEWGRRSVRSVLGEVLVAQRVIEILVILSIASIEEDTYGNVQQVLPAILEAIVRFREAIFALEVQLLAQTRLLGPAQSGAMDEVKKDLYVAIGSCDKAVKRIADTFGQSLSSFRFPPSVAYGLGEICKG, from the exons ATGCCGGTACTACAACCAcggcctcttccttcaggaGGGGCTGCAGTTGCTCCCTCAAAACCCGCTACGACT CCCTTACAGAAGATAGAACGACAGTATCGG AAATTTTTGGCCAAGCGATATATGACCCTTATGAGCCGAGTCGCTTTATGGATAGCTGTACTTCTCTCGTTATTCTCAGCTTTTGTTTCAG GTGACATATCGAAAGTGCCTTTTGCGGTCCTCTCCAGTTTTCCAGTGTTCTTATCTCTTGCTTTTCTCTTGAGAGTTAGAAAGAGCTTCATAACAC AGCCTTATCGGCCGTCGCCACGCTCTTCACTTATTGGTCTTATCGTCTCCTCGTTCTGGAACCAGCGCGTGATCACTTTACTATTTAGCTACGCAGTCTTCAGCATTACCATAACAAATGTTTGGTTTACGCTCTTGGGTAGAGAGGATATGACACTGTTCAATTCAACCCC GCGACATCCCTGGCAATTGAATGAAAGCCGTTTTATCCTTACCGCTTCGAATGCTTGCCTCTTTTTGGTCGCTGCCGCCCGTGATATCCTCAATGACAACCTTAAAGCCGACTGGCCTCGAGAAAGG AAACCATTTGCTCAAGCTGTCAAAATCGCTCTTTTCGACAACGTTTGGGGATCTAGTAGGATTGGATTCACTTTCCTGTGGTCTATTTCGACACCTTTTGCATACTGCTGGCTGGGCTTGAGAAGTTTCATTTGGCAATGGGTCAATTGGAGATTGTGGGGAGTGGCTGTGCG GCCTTTCTTGGGAAGTTTTGCGCGCTCTACGTCCAAGACACCTGGTCCATGGGCGTTGCTCGGACCAATGCTCACTCTCAACATGCTCACTCTCCTCGCGTTGCAATTCCCCGTCAAGGGTCTGGCAGCCTACACTACTCAG CCAATCCACTTTGACGAATTTTACAAAAAGAGTCCATTGAGCCTTGAAATATACCTCATTACAGCTCTCAAATCTCAAGATCCTTACTACTTG CAATTCACTTTGATGGAACTTCTGCGGGTGGTTAGCATCCCTCGACACCGCAAGATATTCTTCGATGACATTTCAAAATCGCCTAGTTTGATTAGCCAACTCTGTCAAGAACTACTTCTCCAATTCGGAAAGGTTCACAATGTCCTGGTTAACCGGGGGGTCACAATCCAGCCCCAGAATACAAAGTCTTCGCCCGTCGCTGCTAGTGGCATATCCACTGCGCACGATGAAAGAAAAATTTCTATTCGTCAAGCCGACATCTTCAGACCTTTAGCCAAGCCTAAATCGACATTCAACCTAAAGAGCATACTTGATGGCCCCATTCAAGCGACTGCTCCTTCCCCTGTCGTCAAACTTGGCCAAGCTGGCACTTTGGCCATAAAACATGTTGAGAGTGTCCAAGATAGGGTGGTCGGACGGATTGAAGGGAATCCAGTCGGAGGTGCCATCGTCAGTGAAGCAAAGGGTGCCAGGAAAGGTGTGAATGAGTGGGCAGGGAAGGAGTGGGGGAGAAGGTCTGTGAGGTCTGTTTTGGGGGAAGTACTCGTTGCCCAACGAGTTATTGAGA TCCTAGTTATCCTTTCAATCGCCTCAATTGAGGAGGATACCTATGGAAACGTCCAACAAGTGTTACCTGCTATTTTGGAAGCCATTGTCAGGTTCCGTGAAGCAATTTTTGCACTTGAGGTTCAGCTGCTAGCCCAGACTAGATTACTTGGTCCTGCTCAAAGTGGTGCAATGgacgaggtgaagaaggaccTTTATGTAGCCATTGGTT CGTGTGACAAAGCAGTGAAAAGAATAGCGGACACTTTCGGACAGAGCCTTTCATCTTTCAGATTCCCTCCTTCCGTCGCTTATGGTTTGGGTGAGATTTGTAAAGGTTAA
- a CDS encoding expressed protein: protein MASPAKAYPSRRSFLHFIQNPHHLVRPSIRLKTTLYSLSLVIIILLVLALNAATTPPTHAPDIAKSPSPDTPADSGEGKDIAQGKDAHLVDGDIQRSFEEPDYALLSGRQPHEIGCDIPLEGDGKGVLVFLGIFSTAQNKGRRDLYRETIIPDFPPELVTVKFILGTPPYPEQSSISERSKRTKLLKDVSKEMKEHGDMVMLPMIDNIDLGKTHEYFKWVAHEYAGEGRVKGRPRFVMKADDDTILVMPNMISAFKDLDCATNVYWGTSAGRSHYFGDYFRGLAYAMSWPLVSWIGSANMTHAHITKIEDARTGQWLRHLDPITDPIKRIDMGWTMGDWNQLDVDTKTVALHWCKLDDWVREQHRRLLQVWSDAGREYTAENGVPPRESIAKGKITPQEAAKEHQRQKELGWDVQGNLE from the exons ATGGCCTCTCCAGCCAAGGCATACCCCTCTCGCCGttctttcctccactttATCCAAAACCCCCACCATCTCGTTCGCCCATCGATCCGTTTAAAAACAACGCTTTACTCGCTCTCTCTTGTCATTATTATCCTTTTGGTACTCGCGCTCAATGCCGCAACCACACCGCCAACCCACGCACCCGACATTGCCAAATCCCCTAGTCCGGATACGCCAGCCGACTCAGGAGAGGGCAAGGATATAGCGCAAGGCAAGGATGCCCATCTTGTTGACGGAGATATACAAAGGAGTTTTGAGGAACCCGACTATGCTCTTCTCAGTGGGAGACAGCCACATGAAATTGGGTGTGATATTCCCCTAGAAGGGGATGGTAAAGGCGTCCTGGTGTTTTTGGGTATCTTCTCGACAGCTCAGAACAAAGGCAGACGAGACCT GTACCGAGAGACCATCATCCCCGATTTCCCCCCGGAACTTGTAACAGTAAAATTCATCCTTGGAACGCCACCATACCCCGAACAGTCCTCCATTTCCGAGCGTTCCAAGCGGACGAAATTGCTTAAGGACGTCAGCAAGGAAATGAAAGAGCATGGGGATATGGTCATGCTTCCG ATGATAGACAATATTGATCTTGGAAAGACTCATGAATATTTCAAGTGGGTAGCTCATGAATATgctggagagggaagagtcAAGGGAAGGCCTCGCTTTGTAAT GAAAGCAGACGACGAT ACCATTCTCGTAATGCCCAACATGATCTCTGCATTTAAAGACCTCGATTGCGCAACTAATGTGTATTGGGGAACATCGGCCGGCCGTTCTCATTACTTTGGCGACTACTTCCGCGGACTGGCGTACGCCATGAGCTGGCCCCTT GTCTCATGGATAGGTTCAGCCAATATGACTCACGCGCATATTACTAAAATTGAAGATGCCCGTACTGGTCAGTGGTTACGGCACCTAGACCCCATAACAGATCCTATCAAACGGATTGATATGGGCTGGACGATGGGTGATTGGAATCAGCTTGACGTGGATACCAAGACTGTAGCTCTTC ATTGGTGCAAGCTCGATGACTGGGTGCGGGAGCAACACCGTCGACTCCTCCAGGTTTGGTCAGATGCAGGCAGAGAGTACACCGCCGAGAACGGGGTGCCTCCGAGAGAGAGTATTGCAAAGGGAAAGATCACTCCGCAGGAAGCGGCAAAGGAACATCAGAGACAGAAGGAATTGGGTTGGGACGTGCAAGGTAATTTGGAATGA